The sequence below is a genomic window from Nostoc flagelliforme CCNUN1.
TGAAATCTCCAAAGATGAATCAAAAGACCAACAAGATAGCTTGCAAAAACTGACAAACGAGTACACTGCCAAAATAGACTCACTGTTGGCAGAAAAAGAAAAGGACATCTCGACTGTTTAAAGTCTAAAATCTGAACCATAAAGGCTGAAGGATGATGGATAAATTCTTCAGCCTTTATCATTTATTAGGGTATTTAACAAAAATTGATCGACTATCTCAATAGAAAATCACTAGTTCAGGAGCAAAAATTCAGCCTTATGTACGACTGCATCATCGTCGGCGCTGGGCCAGCTGGTGGAACAGCTGCATATCATTTAGCCAAACAAGGTCGCTCAGTATTAGTGTTAGAAAAAGAATCCCTACCAAGATATAAGCCTTGTGGCGGTGGTGTATCTCCAGCGATCGCTCAATGGTTTGACTTTGATTTTAGCCCAGCGATTTCTGTAAAAGCCGACTCCCTTCGCTTTACGTGGAAATTGGGCGACCCTGTGGAAGCAAAAATCGCAACAATTGAACCAGTCTGGATGGTGCGACGAGATATTTTTGACCATTTTCTAGTGCAGCAAGGGCAGAAGGAAGGGGCTGAACTACGAGATAATACTGAAGTTACAGGTATTGAGTTTAAAAGCGACTATTGGCAAGTTAACACAGCCAATGGGCCAGTTACAGGTCGCTACTTAATCGCGGCTGATGGTGTCAAGGGGCCAATGGCAAAATGGCTAGGCTTCAAAGACCGTAAACGCCGTTTAGCAGGAGCTTTAGAAGCAGAAGTTCTCGCAGATGTGAAGGACAAATCCACAATTCACTTCGAGTTTGGCTTAGTGAAAAATGGTTACATTTGGAACTTTCCGAAGGCGGACGGTTATTCAATTGGTGTCGGTACGTTTATCGGTGGACAACCTCAAGACTTTAAAAAGATTTTAGATGAGTACGCGCGATCGTTTGATGTAGATATCAAAACTAGCAAGCAGTATGGTTATCCCCTTTGCTTGTGGGATGGCAACCAACAGTTGCATACTCAAAATGCGGTTTTGGCTGGGGAAGCTGCTTGTGTAGTTGATCCCATGACAGCAGAAGGCATTCGTCCGTCAATTTTTAGCGGTTTGATGGCAGCAGGAGCCATTAATGAGGCTCTTTCTGGTGATATTAACGCTTTAGAAAAATATAGTGAAGCCATTAATCAAGAATGGGGTACTGAGATGGCTTGGGCGCAAAAATTAGGTGGAGCATTCTATCGCTTTCCTGGGATTGGCTACAAAGTTGGTGTTAAGCGCCCCTCGGGTGCCCAAATTATGGGTAAGATTCTATGTGGAGAACTACGCTATGGCGACGTTGCCGGTCGCGCTCTCAAGCGTTTAATTCCTGGTTTTGGAGGTTAAGTATTAGGGATTAGGTAACGAATCTCTAGTGGACAAGACGTCCACCCCAAAAAAAATTAATCATCTCTTGTGGGGTGGGCGTCTCGCCCGCCCTATTTTCACTTTATTTTTGAATTGTTAATTATGGTTAAAAATACCTAGAGAAAAGCCAGATAATCGCTCCAGTTCCCAATACACAAATAATTCCCGCCAAGCCAGCTAGGGGTTTTTTGTTCTTACCTGTGAACCAATCAGAGACTTTACCTGTATAAGTAATTAATTCTGCTGTGTCTATGGTAGCGATCGCCCATATCCATCCCGCGTGCAATCCCCAAGCTAAACCCAAATTATTGCGATCGGCAAAGCGTGCCAACACCAGCACTATTCCCATCAGCCACAATCCAGGAAGTTGAGGTGCGGTTTCGCGTTGCTCCCAAACTAGGTGTAGCAAAGCAAATATCAAGCTAGAAATTGCTGCTGCTACCCAAACTGGATAATCCTGCGCTAATTCAGTAAACAGGAAACCGCGAAAAACTAACTCTTCTATCCCACCGACTAATAAAGCTATCAAGAAAATCGGTAGCAAGATGGGTAGCGCTAACTTGAAATTCATCTTTTCAAAAGAACACCAACCTAATCGGAATTGCCCACTAAATACAAGAGCTAGGCTCACCACTCCCAAAGCGAAACCTAGTGCTAAAGAACCAAGAGTTGGAAGATTCCCAACAAAGCCGTAATCCGAAAAAGATTTATTGGTGAGCCAACTAACTCCCCATAGAATTAGGGGAGCTAATAGGTAGAGTGACAACAATAACGGCATCTTTTGCTCTGGCTGCAAAGGTTTAGGGGGTTGCCAATTGAGCAATATTGCTGATACTGTTGCCACTGGCAACCAGCAAACTATCCAGAAAATAAAAAATGCCATCACTACAACTAGTGCTGGTGCATTTTCCATAAACGCCAGTAAAGCGTTGATAGGAGACTCAAAGTAAGTTATCAAAATAAACAAAAAAAACACGATAGACTTCTTGCACTATAGATTTATTGCTGATTAATCAAGACTCTACTAAATTTGGTGACTTTTGCAAGGGGTCTAATCGTATTCTTCACTTGTGACAAAATTTTCTTCTAAATAGAGCTACTAGTTTGCTGTCGAGGTAAGGACAAGTTATCATCACCTGAAACTTATCCTTACCATCAGCAAATTTACTCTTCGTCTTCCAAATCTTCGTCCGATTCGTCGGAGTCTATATCTTGTGAGGTTAGTTTTTTGTCACTTTCACCCAGTTGAATCAGGTGAATATGTTTGTATCCCAACCTAATTTCAAACTCATCTCCAGCCTTTAAGCCCATTGCCTTGGTATATGTGGCACCAATCACAATCTGACCATTTTGATGGACACTAACGCGATATGTCGGTTCACGACCACGACCATCTTTAGGTGCTTCTGGACTTAGAGGAATCCCTCTAGCCGATAGCAAAGCGTCATAAAAATCAGTGAGATTGACACGAACCTGGTTATTCTTAGTAACAGTGTAATAGCCGCACTGTTTAGCTCTTTCTCGGCGTGGTAAAGTGGAAAGTTCTTTTACTTTAGCAAGTAGTGCTTTTCCGGTTAATGGCGCTGTTGCAGTTTCAGTCATTATGCTCAAATTATCCTTACTCTCTCCAAACTGAAAAACGATGTAGTCTCATGCCAGCATTTGGCTTTTTAGCATTTGCATAGAGCTACTTAGGACTCTAGTGTAACGGGTCAATTCCTGCCGATAGGAGCCAAAAGCACTTCTATATATGGTTGTCCACAACCAATTAAAGGTCATAGTTGCCATAGAAATTCATTTTGCTGATTTCACGGCACTTTTAACCATTATTCGCCATCAGAAATGAAATTATTTTCTCTTTTGGCGCTACTGTAGCGGTGTAACTTTCAGCAACCTTTACAAATTTGGTTAATTCTACTCCAAATAAGTCGTAGATCCCAAAAAATGCAGGTTTTCCACTTTTAGTGCTTGCCCTTCTGGGCAATGAACAGGTAGAGTTTTTTCTACTCATCCTCTCAAGCTTAGGACAGCATAGTATTTCAATAGAGTCCTATGGGCATAAGCCCTTTCGTCCTGCCAGTAGAGACGCGAATTTTCTTGTCTCTACATTACGAATCAACAAAGCAGTAGTAGCCGCGCTGATACGGCTATTTATTCTGTTTTGTGTCTTCGTAATTTTATATTAAATACTAGCATGGACTAATAATAGCAAAATAGTTGTTTAATTTTGAATTAAAGTTGCTGGTAAATTTTTATTTAAATTCCTGGACTTAAAGCTTGGAAAAAGCAACGAGGATTTTCCTAACCCTTTATTACAAGCGTGAGTATTGCCCTATGCCTTTTATAAAAATTTATCTAATTTAGACGAGCAGTTTTGACCAATGTGTTAAATTCCAGATTTTCTTGATTGAGAGGGGGCAAAAATCTAAAAGTCTCGCGCATCCTGGATTCCCGGTACAATAACTTTTATTTTAAAGTGGTGAGGATTTTTCCTCGGTTTATTATCTTTTGCTCAAAAGCAGTCAGATAATTTTGTACGTCTGTCTATGGGAAGAATAAATCTCTTAACATATACCTAGCGCTTGATTGGCACTACTATATATTAAACATGGCCTTTTACATTTATATATAATCAAAAAATTCCGTCAAGCGGTAGCTTTTGCTGAATTTTCCAGTTAGTTGCTCTGACTCAAGTTGACATCAAGACGTGTCGCTAACTTGACATGCATTTAATTGGGATATGATCGCTAGGTCAGAGATGAAGGTAAAAGGCTCTTTCCTTTACATTCCTAAACAGGTAAATTCAATGCAAAGCTATAATTACATTTTTGGCGTTTTAGCTGATAATTTGACACAAATCTTGCGTACAGCGCTGCTATAAGTAAAGTTTGAATGGTTATCGTTAAACTAGAATCAGTCGCTCTTTCATAGTCAGCCTATTAACACTAGGCTTTGAATGAAGAGCAAAAAAGTATAGCTCACTTTTCAGAACTACCTGCTTTGAATCATGGTTTTTGAGGCTGGTAAAGCAATTTTAAAATATTGGTTAGTGGTCATGGAAGTTATTTTTAAGGTCATTCGACAGCAACAAAATTCCTCCCCTGTGGTGCAAACCTACCTCGTAGAGGCAGAACCAGGTAATACAATCCTGGATTGCCTCAATCATATTAAGTGGGAGCAAGATGGAACTTTGGCGTTTCGCAAAAATTGCCGTAATACAATTTGTGGTAGCTGTGCTATGCGAATTAATGGGCGTTCTGCTTTAGCTTGTAAGGAAAATGTTGGCAGTGAACTTGCCAGATTACAACAAATACCATCATCCCAAAGTAAAGTAAATGCCATTCCCGAAATCACGATCGCTCCTCTAGGGAATATGCCCGTGATTAAAGATTTGGTTGTAGATATGAGCAGCTTCTGGAATAATCTAGAAGCAGTTGCTCCTTATGTGAGTACGGCAGCACGACAAGTACCAGAAAGAGAGTTTTTGCAAACACCACAAGAGCGATCGCGCCTCGATCAAACTGGTAACTGTATTATGTGTGGTGCTTGTTACTCTGAATGCAACGCCCGTGAAGTTGATCCAAACTTTGTTGGCCCACATGCCCTTGCCAAAGCTTACCGGATGGTAGCAGACTCACGCGATAGCGACACCGAAAATCGTTTAGCAAGCTACAACGAAGGTACTAAAGGCGTATGGGGTTGCACCCGTTGTTTGTACTGCGATTCAGTTTGTCCAATGGAGGTTGCACCATTAGAACAAATCACCAAAATTAAACAAGAAATTCTCACCCACCAACAAGCCAGTGATAGTCGCTCAATTCGTCACCGAAAAGTATTGGTGGATTTAGTTAAAGAAGGTGGTTGGATTGATGAACGTCAATTTGGTTTACAAGTTGTCGGTAACTACTTTAAAGATTTAAGAGGATTACTCAGTCTTGCACCCCTCGGTTTGCGGATGATCCTCCGGGGTAAATTTCCCTTGTCCTTTGAACCTTCTGAAGGGACGGAACAAGTGCGATCGCTCATTGAATCTGTGCAACAGGTAGAAAACAAAAGTTAGGAGTTATGAGTTAGGAGTTAGGAATTTTAACTTCTAACTCCTAACTCTATTTCAACGTGGTTCTTGAGGTATATTCAACGGCTGTCCATAACGGTCATATACTAAAACATCCCACTGCCCGTTGTTACTGGATTCAAAAGCAATCCTACTACCATCAGCACTAATTGTAGGGTTGCGAACTTCAGATTGTAGGTTATTAGTCAAATTTCGTGATTGGCGTGTTTCCCTGTCGTAGAGAAAAATAGCCGATCGCCCCTGACGGCTAGCACCAAACACTACATAACGACCATCTTGTGAAACGCTAGGATGAGTTGCGATCGCATCAAAGGAATTTAAACCCGGCAAATCAACCAAATCACGAGTCACCGTATCAAACATATAAACATCTTGGCTACCCCGTCGGTCAGTAATAAAAACAATGTATCTCCCAGAAGTTTGGGGGTTTAATTCCGACGCTAAACTATTGAGACTCCGCCCCCCCGGATCAAAGGGATAACTCAAAAGGCGAGGGTAGCCAAAACACCCAGTCAATAAACTTAAGGATAAAAAAACAGGTATAAAAAAAACACGTTTCATATAATTTAGTCATTAGTCATTAGTCAATAGTCTCATAACTTTTAACTCATAACTCCTAACTCTTAACTCCTAACTCCTAACTCCTACGGAGGTGAACCTACGGTTGCACCATTAGGAATATCTAACTCAATATTTGGCCCTCGGTCTAGGACTTCAATATCCCACTGACCACGGCTGGCGGTTTCAAAGACAACATAACGTCCATCTGGGCTGATATTTGGTTTTCTGACCCAGCCGCGATAGGTTGGTGTGACGATTTGCGACTGTTGTGTAGCGCGATCGTAAAGCGCCACTACTGGTCTACCTTGGTCACTAGTAAGATAAGCAATATAACGCCCTGTATAGCTCAAGCTAGGACTTTCGGCAATTGTCTCTGCTCGGTTTATGCCCGGCGTGCTAATAAACAGTTGCCTCTCCAGATCGAAAACCAGTAGCTGCTGATTACCATTCCGATTAGATACAAACGCTAAAAAGCGCCCATTTCCACTCAAAGCAGGTTGCTCCTCGGTGTAGCGACTGTTGAGGGAAGTAGGCCCTATGGGAATATTGTTAGAACCACAAGATGCAAGCAAACTAGTTAAACCAAAAACCAGGCTCCAATGAATTGGTCTTTGGAGCCAAAATGTAGGCGTAAATTTTTCCACCTCAACTGTTTTCCGTCGCCTTTAAACCTACTTCCACATCAACTGTTTTAAACATCGTCATCAAAATCGGTCGAATTATCTCGCCCCTCATTTGGCATTTCAACCGGGTTGTATGGCACATAATCCGTTGGGATCGCCTCATCATCTTCGCGCGGTCTTCGAGGAGCTGAGTCAGTTGGTGGACGACGCCTTCTTGGTCTGGGAGCGACATCATCTTCACGACTTTCTGGACGCCCAGACCCGTTATTATTACGGCGAGAAGGTTTTCTGACTTCCCCTCCCGAACTTTCCCAATCATCAACTTGCCTAGATGAAGAACCCCAATTTTCTTCTTCAGAGCTTTCAGAAGGGCGATTCACAGGACGGCCAGAAGTCCGCCGTCGCGTTCTATCTGCTGGAGCCTGTCTTTCGCTACTGCTGCTGTTACGGCGTTCTGAACGGCGGGGGGGTTGCTCCTCGTAGTAGTTATCACGAGTGGAAATCTCATCCCTGCTACCGCGAATCCGGGCACGCACGGGGCGTTCCTCCTCCTCTTCATAAGGCAATGGATCTAAGTCTGCATCCATTTCAGCTTGATACTTTCTGCGATCATTGTAAGAATAGCGATCGCTAACCGGTCGGTCTTCATCCACAATCGGAGTGTTGCGCTTTGCTTGCTGGGTAGCTATACTCCGCAGACGAATACTTTCAACTGCAAAAAACACAGTTGTACCAACTAAAAGCAATTGACCAAATTGTAGAATCGGGTCTAAGCGCCATCCTTGAAACACGAGAATGAAGCCGCAGAGCAAACCAACTGCCGCAAAAAAGATATCTTGATCCCGTGACAATTCTGGACGCACAGTGCGGAGAAAATACAGTGCTGCCCCAGCCACAGCCAGGAAAATTCCTAGAATACTGGCTGAGTTTGCCCCAAAATTTACCTGAGCCAGAAAACTGGCTGAGTTCAGCCCAAAATTTATCATTGCTGTTTTCCCAATATCAAATCTATGTTAGCGAGTCAGCATTAAAATCACTACTGTAATTAGTCACGATATATTGAAGCTTCAAAGCCTCTAGCAAAGAAGCTCTGAAGCTGTTCACCGAAAAATTAAAAAACCTATGTCTGTTAGCTACAACTGCTTCTAGCGGCAAACACTGCTGCTTTTAATGCAATTATAAATAGCTGACAGACAATCGGTTGTGAGAGTCAGTTTGACTCTCATAAGCATTATGAACGCTGAATTTTATCTTTTTGGCTAATGAAAATTAGACCAACTGTAACGGGTATCACAACAATTGCAGTACCCCATAACAGACTCCAAAGAAAATTTGCTAAAGAAGGCGTCATACTTCTAAACCTTTTTTTACACACTTCATCCTAATTTTAATAGTGTATTACTTTCTTGAGAAGCCTCTAACTCTGAACTGCCAAACTTGGTAACTGCTGTGAGGGAGTTTGCTTTTCTATTCCAGAACGAAGTGGCAGCATTTGGTTAAAATGATGATGAGAGTGCTTTACAAAGCTTCAAATTTTGTGGCGATGTCTACGACGGGCTACGCCTACGGGAAGCTTGCCGTTTGTCTAAGTTTTTCTTT
It includes:
- a CDS encoding geranylgeranyl reductase family protein is translated as MYDCIIVGAGPAGGTAAYHLAKQGRSVLVLEKESLPRYKPCGGGVSPAIAQWFDFDFSPAISVKADSLRFTWKLGDPVEAKIATIEPVWMVRRDIFDHFLVQQGQKEGAELRDNTEVTGIEFKSDYWQVNTANGPVTGRYLIAADGVKGPMAKWLGFKDRKRRLAGALEAEVLADVKDKSTIHFEFGLVKNGYIWNFPKADGYSIGVGTFIGGQPQDFKKILDEYARSFDVDIKTSKQYGYPLCLWDGNQQLHTQNAVLAGEAACVVDPMTAEGIRPSIFSGLMAAGAINEALSGDINALEKYSEAINQEWGTEMAWAQKLGGAFYRFPGIGYKVGVKRPSGAQIMGKILCGELRYGDVAGRALKRLIPGFGG
- a CDS encoding CPBP family intramembrane glutamic endopeptidase, coding for MFFLFILITYFESPINALLAFMENAPALVVVMAFFIFWIVCWLPVATVSAILLNWQPPKPLQPEQKMPLLLSLYLLAPLILWGVSWLTNKSFSDYGFVGNLPTLGSLALGFALGVVSLALVFSGQFRLGWCSFEKMNFKLALPILLPIFLIALLVGGIEELVFRGFLFTELAQDYPVWVAAAISSLIFALLHLVWEQRETAPQLPGLWLMGIVLVLARFADRNNLGLAWGLHAGWIWAIATIDTAELITYTGKVSDWFTGKNKKPLAGLAGIICVLGTGAIIWLFSRYF
- a CDS encoding AbrB family transcriptional regulator codes for the protein MTETATAPLTGKALLAKVKELSTLPRRERAKQCGYYTVTKNNQVRVNLTDFYDALLSARGIPLSPEAPKDGRGREPTYRVSVHQNGQIVIGATYTKAMGLKAGDEFEIRLGYKHIHLIQLGESDKKLTSQDIDSDESDEDLEDEE
- a CDS encoding succinate dehydrogenase/fumarate reductase iron-sulfur subunit — translated: MEVIFKVIRQQQNSSPVVQTYLVEAEPGNTILDCLNHIKWEQDGTLAFRKNCRNTICGSCAMRINGRSALACKENVGSELARLQQIPSSQSKVNAIPEITIAPLGNMPVIKDLVVDMSSFWNNLEAVAPYVSTAARQVPEREFLQTPQERSRLDQTGNCIMCGACYSECNAREVDPNFVGPHALAKAYRMVADSRDSDTENRLASYNEGTKGVWGCTRCLYCDSVCPMEVAPLEQITKIKQEILTHQQASDSRSIRHRKVLVDLVKEGGWIDERQFGLQVVGNYFKDLRGLLSLAPLGLRMILRGKFPLSFEPSEGTEQVRSLIESVQQVENKS
- a CDS encoding TolB family protein gives rise to the protein MKRVFFIPVFLSLSLLTGCFGYPRLLSYPFDPGGRSLNSLASELNPQTSGRYIVFITDRRGSQDVYMFDTVTRDLVDLPGLNSFDAIATHPSVSQDGRYVVFGASRQGRSAIFLYDRETRQSRNLTNNLQSEVRNPTISADGSRIAFESSNNGQWDVLVYDRYGQPLNIPQEPR
- a CDS encoding TolB family protein; this encodes MEKFTPTFWLQRPIHWSLVFGLTSLLASCGSNNIPIGPTSLNSRYTEEQPALSGNGRFLAFVSNRNGNQQLLVFDLERQLFISTPGINRAETIAESPSLSYTGRYIAYLTSDQGRPVVALYDRATQQSQIVTPTYRGWVRKPNISPDGRYVVFETASRGQWDIEVLDRGPNIELDIPNGATVGSPP
- a CDS encoding Ycf66 family protein — translated: MINFGLNSASFLAQVNFGANSASILGIFLAVAGAALYFLRTVRPELSRDQDIFFAAVGLLCGFILVFQGWRLDPILQFGQLLLVGTTVFFAVESIRLRSIATQQAKRNTPIVDEDRPVSDRYSYNDRRKYQAEMDADLDPLPYEEEEERPVRARIRGSRDEISTRDNYYEEQPPRRSERRNSSSSERQAPADRTRRRTSGRPVNRPSESSEEENWGSSSRQVDDWESSGGEVRKPSRRNNNGSGRPESREDDVAPRPRRRRPPTDSAPRRPREDDEAIPTDYVPYNPVEMPNEGRDNSTDFDDDV
- the psbX gene encoding photosystem II reaction center X protein, translating into MTPSLANFLWSLLWGTAIVVIPVTVGLIFISQKDKIQRS